The Cryptomeria japonica chromosome 9, Sugi_1.0, whole genome shotgun sequence DNA segment ttctccattttggcatattgttctttcatagtgtatgcaaaataagatgattgctctcaaagatgagtttcatctaatattccatttatagttactccattaaattctctggatatgcaaaattgttttatcaaagtcagtagcttacttcgaaaatcagatgcactgttgaagctccaataatgaggaaacacaatagacatggcttcgagtaggttgtcaggagggaatctgcttctaatttgtgaggaaagatcatatgcaattttcttcacagaagtagttataatctcaacaatcttgtcgaaatcttcctttgtaactcttgctagtttcttcctagggcgctttcctggttcctcgaggtcgaccgtggcatagaagtgcattggtatctcaactccccgtacattggcacatacctccctgtctacacagatttgtaaaaagttatcaagattgttcaaatttgtgagtgtctgccacttaacaaatttttcatcaaatagtgttggttgatttcaatagagattgtcgagggtcatgcatgtcatcttacgcagcatagcatattctgcaatatacagaactcttttttgggcagccttcataatattcctcatttcctctagcatgggcagaagacctgctaaagttaagagtgtctctaaattacttaacctaccaagaagttcaggaaattttggttgatcttattcatcgtgagttgtgtgaaatagtccaatcaaggatggatattatgaaaaAACTTGAtgcgctagaccatccaaagagatccatctagtatcattatccttgagaagattgttcccatcagttaatccatcagcaaagtgttgaagtTCCATATATcgtttgggacttcgacaaaagtgtgagtagagctctctgattaaaatttcaatttttttaaccgaagcaaacttgctcacaattccaaaagctagattcattatatgagtcatgcagtgaattgcagtaatgtacggtgcaaatgaagtttcaatctttgtacaaagaccgttcctgtgaccttgcattactgaagctccatctgctccaacacaaaccaattttttggctaccatcatgtcatccatacctccatattcaattaaacttctctttactagttgaaataaattttccgttgtcgcactctccttcattttagcaacagatagttgATGAGGTtagcgggtatgattctctactatataaacatgcatgcatacccatgaagtattgtctactgtcataACTTCGTCTaaggaaaatgcaatgaagtttgaatctcctattttttcctgtacatctttttcaacctcagcaagacaacttgccaattcccatccactgtttactgaccaatgtctattaggatagttaggaactttcaaaaagtgtaataaaccactaattgatgggaaatctatcatagcacgccctctgctcaaaatatgaaaaacaacgcttaactgaatagCTTTTCCCTGTTGTTCTATATGCATTGCTTTTTTAATaacagcttcaatagaacctttaacttcagcaggcttcgtctgtaatttctcatgaaaataatactcttcagcattcctcgcatgcttacattcatcctttgttttccatcttatcactgatttttcaaccccgtctatcatttgtttttcataaactttacccatatgcttttctatggtgtcaaattttagctgcaacctaatttccttgttatgtttccaagtgcaaatcttacacctgcattctattggaggctcgcctttaattggattctccactggttcaatgaatggatactttgatgcccaattaatttgaaaattcctcactgacatatcccactcccgatcctttttttattgtggttcacccttttttgatatggcttttcttttcccctttcgtgcattatcatcaatggcattatcacccaagttgattatatcattctggctaacttagGTATCTAcgagataatcttcttcaagatcatcctgatctgagatatcaggttcgtcgccatcttcaacatgcggtgcaggtggcaaattttgtacttgtacttgtgatgatgtaccttcctgattttcaccagtaccacaatcttttccaatgccaaagtacgaaaaCAACGTTTTGTTTTTGgttggcctctcttggccttccccacattcaagtttcctacccctcttcctgttcgacatctccaacgaaataaaggctgccaaaaaaatatcaatttgttgaagaagcaataatagactataatgtacaatataccacttcaaaaatatgatcactcacctttaagctttaggtcactagcagttgccaatacagtcaacaacaatgattttccttggtttgaaacttcgctattgatcaaaattcaaaacctagaacccaccagattgtgtggagatagatctgatctttgcatgtatttataccaatccttatatggcgaattccatgggaattttatatggtatacaaatatttggcgaatcccgcgtaactataacacgacttatgtaattttcgaggcgattataggtcgtccaaatacgacttatgtaattttcgaggtgattataggtcattcaaatacgacttatgtaatttttgaggcgattataggttgtCGAAATAATAGGctaatacaatatagttggcaaaagttggggtgaatggagacacacgtcggcaagatgtcgggcgaattgggtccccctggctaacaaatcttcacattcctataggtgaattaaggtcatctattaaggcaacctcagagagtgtaggcgaaacaattaaatttaccgtgtgtccaccatatattgtattggcgaaatcatcgcatagaaacatttaattgcataaaacatatggtgacCGGGCCatgactttgacggaaattgataatgttttggcgacatggccacccctagatgatacaaaatattcaccatttctgaCATTGCCGACATGAAAAATTCGCCGTTGGccaatattcaccactaaagtaaactaTGCTGCCCCATTCTTTCCTGGGTCCCGGATGTTTCAGCTTGTTAAGAAGCTGGGTTTCTTAAAGCACAAGATTAAGGTGTGGAATGTATCACATTTCAAGAACATTTTTGGAGAAAAGGCCAGGATtcaagaagaaattgaacaaattaaTAAGAGAATTATGGCTTTAGGAATGTCctctcttttgtatgataggttgAAGTTGTTGAAATTTCAACTTACTAAGACTTTGGCTAGgaaagaatcttattggaggcaaAAGTCTAGAAACCTTTGGCTCTCTGAAggggataaaaatactaagttttttcattcCTTGTCCAAGCTGAAGAGGCAGCGTAATCGAATTTCCTGTATTACTGACTCTAATGGGAACAATTTGGTGGATGAGGAAGAGATTACTTCCGAAGGCATTAGGTTCTTTAAGTCACTTCTTACAGCAGATCCAATTGTGTTAGATAATGAGATTGTGCAATCTATCCCCTCTTTAGCTtctcaagaagataataagaaGCTTATAGCTCCTTTTACTCTAGCTAAACtgaaagagatagtcttttccatgcatccaGAGAAGGCCCCGGGTCCAGATGGGTTTATGgcactattctttcaaaagtgttgggagttTATAGGGAATGACGTATTGTTAGCCTTGGAGGAATCTAGAAGAAATAGGTCTATTCTTAGAGAGcttaatactactcttattgctatCATTCCAAAGGTGGATAATCCTACTTCGTTCTTGGATTTTTGTCTGATTGCCTTGTGTACTACTTTAtataaaatctttactaaggcaatttcgatTAGGCTCTCTAAGCTCCTTCCTTAGATTGTTTCCCTGGAGCAGGGAGGATTTGTACTTGGTCGGGAAACATCTAAAGGTGCGATTGTAGCTCATGAAATTCTGTACTCCATATCTCAACAAAAGGTTCCGGCTATGATACTTAAGCTAGACATGCTTAAGGCTTATGATCGGGTTAATTGGGAGGCTCTTAGGGTTGTTTTGCATAGATTGGGATTTTTGTGTTGTTGGGTTAAGTGGGTGTTTTCTTGTATATCATCTTCTCGCTTTTTAGTTTTGGTTAACAGTTCCCCTTCAGGGTTTCTTACTTCCTCTCGgggacttaggcaaggggatcctttgtctccttttctttttattcttttggCAGAAGCATTAAGTAGGGCCATATCTAATGCTACATCATCTAGTTTATGGTTAGGTATTAGAATAGATGGCCTCCTTTCTCCGCAATCCCATTGCTTGTTTGCGGATGATACGCTTTTGTTCAAGGTAGCCTCTCTAAGGGAGGCTCGAGTTATTAAGAAAATTATCTATGATTATGCAGCTTTTTCTGGACAAAGTGTTAATAATCATAAGTCCAAAGTCTTTTTTGTGAATGTCTCCCCTCTAGTTAGAGATAGACTCGTCCACTTTTGGAATTTCCAAGTAGGGACCCTCTCGTGTGTATACTTGGGCATTCCTTTTTTTCTAGGGTCGGAAAAGGCTTCCTTTTGGAACAAAATTGTTCATACAATATCCTCCCGAATCTCTTCTTGGAATCACAAGTGGCTTAGGATGGCtggtaaaattcatttaattaagtcaGTCTTGAATGTTATCCCCACATATTTGATGTATGTTTTGTAGGCTCCCCCCAAGTTATTAAAGCACTAAGGTTTCCCTTAGGACCTTTTTTTGGAATGACAACTTGGGTGATAGGCCGAAGATCCCTCTCTTGGCTTGGGACAAGATTTGTCATCCCAAAGAGCTGGTGGGTGCAGGTATTCGTAATTTAGCTGCTCAGAATAAGGCTTTGGGGACAAAATTGGTATGGAAATTATATGTTGATCCTCATAGTAAATGGGTTGCCATCatgtttgctaagtatttaagGGATGCTTCCAGAGAAAGGATTTTTATTGCTTCATCTCTTCCAAAAGGTTCAACTTTCTGGAATTTTTTGGTATCTTGTAGGATGGTTATTTTGCCACATCTATCCTAGGTTGTTCATAATGGGAAGAAAGTTCAGTTTTGGGATGAAGTCTAGAATGGGCACTTTTCCCTTTCAACCATCCGAGACTGGTCCCCTTTGTCTGGTATTCTATCAAAGCTTCGGGGgccttttgttgcagattatttTGACATTGTCTCCACTGGTCTTTGTGTGATTACAAAATGGAAGATTATCCCTCCCTTGTCTGTTGATAATAATCTTATTCTGGCTTTTGTGGAAGAACTTCACAAAAGACCCCTTGTTTTCCAAAATAAAGAGGATTCCTTGGTTTGGATTAAGAGTGCTGCTGGTTCATATTCAGTTAAAGATGGTTATAATtatttagttcaaacttcaccaTCCCCTTGTTGGCCCTACTAAGCTTTTTTGGCatccggcttgtcttcctaaagcggGGTCGTTTGCTTGGCTGGTAGTCCAAGACAAGGTTCTCACTGGGATGCATTTGGATAGACTTGGGATTACAATTGTATTCCCTTGTGTTTTTTGTGGTCATTGTATGGAATCCATGGACCATCTTTTCTTGTTTTGTCCATTTGCTTCTGAGTGCTGGTATTAGTTATTTGGCATGCTTGGTTGGTCTTCTACGATAGGTCCCAATCTACTTTCGCATTTCATGGCCTGGCCCTTGTTGTTTTCCTCATCATTTTATTCATCCCTTTGGGTTGTGGCCCCGTCACTGgtgatttggaatctttggcttgaaagaaatttgagaatttttaatcATAAATATGTCACTTTGACTGAAGTAATTAGTAAGATTCAATCCTCCATTAGTGAGGTGGTACTTTCTTTCATCCATAAAAACTTAGATCATCTCAATTCtttctctcattgggataattAGGTTACTTGGAAATGGTTTGCACTTCGTTTGATGCCCTCCCATGGGGCTGTATCAGGTGGCCTACCTTCTTTGGTTAAATGAAAATTGGCTAGATGGACTTCTCCTCcattcccttcattcaaacttcagtttgatggggcTTCCAAGGGGAATCCGGGAAGGTCTGGTATTGGagtagttattttttatcattcttcgaAAATCATCAAAGTTGTGGGTAAACAAATTGGGCATGGTACCAATAACATGGTTGAATTTCAGGCTTTATTCTTTGGGCTTGATCTCACTCTTTCATTAAACTttaaagacattgttattgaaggcGATTCCATGATGGTGTTTCAGGTAGTTGTAGCTAAGAAATGTCTATCTTGGCATCTACAATATTTCTTAGATCACATTCTTCAGCAGTTAAAATGCTTTTCCACTTTTTCTATCTCACATTGTTTTAAGGAGATCAATGTCATTGCGGATATTTTTAGCAAATAAGGctattgttgagggtgttgatttccTAGAGGTTTCTCCCTCGGATATTCCCGCATCTTGCATGAAGATGCTTTTATAGTTGGTGGCCCTCCTTCTTGGAAACCTCCTTGTTGGTCTTTATGACAATAGTTCTGTTATTTATAGCTCATGTTAGATTTTCTTCATGGAGTAGGAATTTTGTTGGGGTTTCTTCTATTGGTTTGAGATGCCTATTGTGTTAGTACCTTCTCATGTCTCCTTGCTTTATGTGGTTGTTACTTCCCTATATGGCTATAGGGGGGATGTTGTCCTGCCTTATGGCAACATTCCTGTTGTAGTCATATTTGGTAGTATCTTCGCACAAAGTTCGAGGGTAGGAGGGGTATCTTTTGGATTGGATGGTGGAGTTATTCTTTCTCGATTGAGTGGTCGGATTTTGGTTATCTTGGTTGGCAGTCTTTTTGATCTTCTTTTGTAAGTTTGGGATCTCTTTGGATTTTGGCAATCATTACATATTAGTCAGTAACTATACGGCAAGGGTACTTGTATAGTATCTGCTTGATCCTCTGTTTTTGGTAATCATTTTTTGTTGCGACTGGTTGTTTGATGCCTTTCCATTAGGTTTTTGTACCTTAAGGACTTGATTCTCTCTTCATTTCATATGGCATCATGGTTGATCTATGATTCAGGGAGTTGTTTTAATGATTGGGGTTATTATGGTATCCGTTGGCTTTATCATTGCGTGATCATCTTCATGTTAGCGGCTTTCTCTTATGATGGGATAATTATGATATGGTGATCTCGTTCTCTGTTATATTGTTGTTGGTGGGCACTTATGGGTTTCATTCGATCTTTGTCTTGCTTTTCACTCTAACATCATGTTCTGTTTTCTATGGAGAATTCTTGCCAAATTCGGTGGTTGGTGGCTTtttctgaggaattggaaagagcagTTAATGTGGTATTGCAGAGGGTTTTTTATTCTGATATTACTCCTTGGGTTATTgctttggattattctttggatcGGTCTTATCCTTCTTCCTGAGGGTCTTCAATATCCTTCTTTGCTTCTTATTTGGATCTGTTAATGTTTGCTCACCATATTTGTGATGGCAGGATCTCTTATTCTTGGTTCTCTCATGGCTCTGAGTTTTGTTTTCTTCAGAGCTTTGGATTCTTGTGGTGTTTAGACAGGTTGGATTTTGGGGCGATGGCACTGATTTTTGGTGGACATTCTTGACTCCATCTTCAGATGCTCTCTGTTAGACTGATTCTtatagcttcctttatatctaatgcggaaTGCAATGTATTGCAATGTAACTGGGGGGTTTGGTATGCCTATgggctttttgtaatgggtagataggcttatgttcttttgagcaatactaaagggttttcttattcgttctttcccttcagtgctctttgaaccaaacacatgtaaaaaatatatataatcaatataattttagtggtctcatccacttttatcaaaaaaaaaaaagaaaagaaaatgaaagtgTTACCCTTTCTATATTGAGTTATGTGGGTGAACACAAAATTATAGTAAAAATTATACACATTTTTAATTCTAATTTCtgaattaacaaaattaaaataaaaaatttacactAGTGAAAAAAGTAGTAAAAGTATTATACTTCAAAAGTAAAATCCCAAAGAGCAGTATAATTGAGAACACCTTGGAAAGAGACATATTTAAAACACAAAATGCTCAAACACCACGGGTAAAGAGAAGTGGAGGGCTAACTAAAAAAAAAAGGCTTGAGAGTAGGGACGGACTTAAAATGACCTTTGCAAATTATGTAGTGATAAAAATCAAATGGGAAACACGAGCAAATGCAATCTTTGCAAGCTGCATATCCAGCCATGCAAACACATTGTAACATATAATTTAGACAGataaaagaatttattattattatttttttatttttttttattttgctaaatatagaattttaaaatatgaaatataaataaaaaaataatttaattcatatataaattttttaaataaaaaataattcagaCAAAATTAAATTCTATAAAATTAATGTGATATATGATAACAGATCATGAAATGTTTTTCCTGGCAAGAAAATTTAATAAGAAAACAATTTcatatcaacttttttttttaaatggatctaaatcaaatctaaaattaatttattaaaaataaagtgaagtataaatataaatataaatatatccatgtttttgtTTGGATAATCAAAAAATAACGTGAGCGACTTACTGAATCCCAAATTCAAAAAACTAAATAACATGAACGACTTACTGAATCCCAAATTCAAAAAAATCCTGTCGGATTTCCAGTGCAGAAGACGGTGCACCTTGTGATAAAGGAAGAATCGGAAGCCCTTCCAAATTGACGATGTTGGTGTTGGCATGGAAGAGTCTACCATAGTTAATGTGATCTGAGATAGAAGCCTCATCTTCAAAATTAGCCAAGGAATTATAGAGGATGGGCAACACAAGCTCAGCCTCATCGTTTCCAACACAGAGAGCTCCCTTCTCTGAGCAGAACAAATAATATCCAAATGGTCTGTAAGGGCTTATGTTGAACGCAGACTCCAATTTCTTTGCACCCTCCATATTGGTAATACTGATGAAGTTAAACTCTGCCAAAGCCTGACACAGGATAGTTCTTAGATACTGGGGAAAGCCCCATTCTACAGGCTCCATAAAAATGTCCATATCATCATCATTCATCTGTTCAAGAGACTTCCGCCAGTGAGGCAGGAAGAATTCCAAAAACCTACACACGGAATCGCAGGGAACCAAGGGAGTTCTGGCAAAAACATCACCCTTTGTAACaatattgaagaaatgattggCCCACCCCTGCCTACGATCTGCTCTGGCAAGAACTTCATCTCCAATCAGAGGAAAACCAAATGTGATGGCGAAAACAGGGGCGTCCATACCCCGTTCCTCCAAAATGGCAAGTGTGGCCAGAGTAGCAATCCCACCTCCAACGGAATGGCCAGTAAACAAAACAGATTTTCCCGTTTCAAGTGCCTCTTCAACCTGCAAGAACAAAATAGGAGTTTAATAGATTTCAAAGTACAAAACCATACAATGTAGCAATGAATGAACAAGGTGAAATTTTGATTGTATGTTTCaaaagaaggaatttgaaatgaaagattttctTGACATTGAGgtgaattaatttgaaaataagacattcatttGAGTCAAAtatacaaaatatattttgaaaagacTTAACATGAAAAATTATAAGCCCACATGAACAACGGTGGTAACAGAATTAAAGCTAAGCAAAGATCGAATGCTAATCCAACACTATACAAAAGACTTGTTGATAGTGTAATGTACTTGATAGTAATGTATAGCATGAGCTTTATTTCAAGTTTCACGGAGTCTTAAAAAAACGAAGAAAAAACTCTTGTTGACAAGCAAGAGAAAGAATTTTGACATATGCGAGTAGaaccaattttttttataaaattatgtATTCGAGACTGGATGAGCTTAGTCATAGGATACAGAAATGGTGACAATGTAGCAACATTGACGATAGGAAGAGTACATCTGATGATTCTTATATTTTTCAGTTCGGAATAGGTACAATATCATGAGCATTCAAGAAACAATCTAGAGTCACTCTTCCATCAGTAGAAATGAAATATGTAGCAGCAATTGGAATAGCATGTCAGGCAATTTAGATGAGAAGAGTGTTAGTAGATTTGATGTACAAACAAGAGGAAGTGACAAAGATTTTCTGTGATAACAATTTAGCAGTTGCACTATCCAAAAATCTAGTACATCACTAAAAAAGCAAGCATATAGATACCAGATATCATTTTATGTTAGAGCTAATCAACAAATAAAGATCTATTTAGAATTTTGCAGGTTTGAAGATCAGTATGCAgccatcttcaccaagccactaaaCAGAGATAATTTTGACTATCCAAGAGATCGTTTAGGTGTTCTAGATGGCGCTATTTGTGTGTTCAAGGGGAAAAATTGGATTATTCACTCCCAACCATCACTATCCATTATTTGTCATGTTTTGTCTGCCCATCTATTTCTCATTATAGTTCAACATTTAATATCTCTGATCCATTCCCCTGTTCTGTTATGATTTTCCTTATCTTGCTGTAGGGGTTGCCGCCCCTTGGTATGGGCCTCCTCCTATGCATGGGTGGAGTCTGCATTACCAGTTCTTTGTTTAAGACATAGTCTTCGTCCAAACATGATGATTGCAGCTGCTCAACTTATATTAAAAGATGAGAGGTTTGTATTTATAGAGAGatcttttttttaacaaaaaactgAAGCTCTTATGTAAGAAGTCTTTTTGAAAAGATAAAGTTTTTTTGTTTGTCTGCAGAGCAGAACTAAAGCTCTTATAATCAAATTTATGTGAGAAGTTTTTTACAACTTAATACAAAGCAGTAAGTTTCCGCTGTATTTTACTCCCTCTGCCTCTTCCTTCACAAAGGACACTCGATCAACGAGAGACTATCAGATTTATAGATGTGTTAAGTGGATGGAACTTTTTATTATGTAGTTCCAATATTTCTCCTTATTCCTTCCTGGCTTTGGCTCAACAGATATAGATGGTTAAGAATCTGAACTGCACTAGtataaactttattttctcttcaacAGATCAGACTACATGGGCACATGGATGAACCTGGGCAGATTTACTCAAAACATGTAGGAATGAATCTGAATTGATCCAAGGTAAGAATAATCTAGTCCAGTCAGGTATATTCACTCTTAGATAGGCCTGGCCTAAGACAAGGGACAAAACTGAACCCAGATAATATGCTTGAAACCTCTTTTATGTGAAACCCAAAACAGTCTATGGCACCCCAAGAGTAAAACCCCCCAAAAGTGAGAAGCTGTTGAGAAAGGGGGTAAAGGAATAGTCCTTTTTTAGAACTAAACAAAGGTGTAATACTATATGTGGACTCTCTCTTAAATACTAACTGCTCAAGTACTACTTTTGATTGGGTGTAATTTTCTCCTAGATGCTGCTTAATCTTGCCTTGCCCATAGAGCCGAAATCCATAGAGCAACCTACCTAGATTTCAGAAAACAAGTGCAATTTTTCATAGACATGAACGCAGACTTTATATCTACAGATTCAAAACATTGTATTCCCTTTATATTTACAGATTTCTAAAAGTGCAAAATTTCTTAGACATGAATGTAGACTTTATATTTACCGATTCAAAACATTTTATTCCTTTTCATACTCAAATCTGATGGATCAAATCTAGAAATAGTAATTTATAGACGAGGCTACTAACCTGTGCTTTGAGATGGTCATTCCAAATCTGTAAAAATTTGGTGAGAGCCTCTTTGTAGACAAGTGCTAGCTCCTCTCTTGTATCCATGGACTCAAAATAATTATTACCCTCATTCATTTTGCATGCACCAAATTTGGTTTCTGTTTGATGAAAGGCACTGGAATCTAGAGAACCAGAAAAGGCTAGGCAAAATGTGTTATATCTACTATCTTGCCAATCATATCCATTACCACTCTTGTAAGCGGTACAACTGGCCTCCCATCCCCATATCACACATGCTTTGATATATTCTGCTACTGCATACCTGCACTCAACAGTAAGAACAAATTCAACACAAACGACAACAAAAGAGTGTACCAGTTTTCATACTTAGACGCCCCTCCCCCTAGACAGAAATGCTGTACAAGATTCAATTATGTGGGTTTACTAAGTACTTGTTAGAATGTAACCGATCAAAATTTCACATAAACCAAATCCAAACAAGAGCATAGAAAGAAGAACAATCACGAATGGGGATACAGAGAGCGCAAAATACTAGCAGAAAATGGTGAGCAAATCAGCAAGAGAACAGATTGTGCTCAGCGACCAAGAAGAAAGACAATACAAGTAGCATCACATAATTGAAGTACCTATCATCTGAAA contains these protein-coding regions:
- the LOC131039466 gene encoding protein EDS1L-like, whose protein sequence is MGPEPVEEPNGEATTVSIARCCSRHYFHFARSIRKRIVLYAVAEYIKACVIWGWEASCTAYKSGNGYDWQDSRYNTFCLAFSGSLDSSAFHQTETKFGACKMNEGNNYFESMDTREELALVYKEALTKFLQIWNDHLKAQVEEALETGKSVLFTGHSVGGGIATLATLAILEERGMDAPVFAITFGFPLIGDEVLARADRRQGWANHFFNIVTKGDVFARTPLVPCDSVCRFLEFFLPHWRKSLEQMNDDDMDIFMEPVEWGFPQYLRTILCQALAEFNFISITNMEGAKKLESAFNISPYRPFGYYLFCSEKGALCVGNDEAELVLPILYNSLANFEDEASISDHINYGRLFHANTNIVNLEGLPILPLSQGAPSSALEIRQDFFEFGIQ